A genomic window from Xyrauchen texanus isolate HMW12.3.18 chromosome 31, RBS_HiC_50CHRs, whole genome shotgun sequence includes:
- the LOC127624608 gene encoding sulfate anion transporter 1-like, with protein MMGCSSLEVMEDLNSMAVGPLKRKIRQRRRIGEIIKTKLQRNLSCSVPKVKSTLTGLFPVVQWLPKYKVKEYIWGDVMSGLIIGIILIPQAIAYCLLAGLDPIYGLYTSFFSNIIYFFMGTSRHVSVGIFSLMSLMVGQVVDREVYLAGFDMNEDTKQNVFDVGLNGTGDTNSTVVNLKIMALNMECGKECYAISIAAALTLLAGVYQVLMAVLRLGFVSVYLSAPMLDGFATGASCTILTVQAKYLLGLKIPRHQGYGTVVVTWINIFKNIHKTNFCDLITSAICITVLVAGKELQDRFKDRIKIPLPTELVVVGVATIVSHFADLNGLYSSSISGAIPTGFIPPKVPSIELMPRVAFDAIPLAVISFAFTVSLSEMFAKKNGYTVRPNQEMIAIGFCNIIPSFFHSFTTSAALAKTMVKDSTGCQTQVSSVVSALVVLLVLLFFAPFFYALQKCVLACIIIVSLRGALHKFKDVPKQWRESKIETVVWMVTMSSSALISVEIGLLIGVVFSMICVVVQTQNPKVALLGHIEQTNDYEDMEEYDDLLPVPKVKIFRFQAPLFYANKDFFLKSLYKAIDLEPFLEITRRRKLEKKAREKSAKKTNGLEQTNGDVSINLISKEFDFHTIILDCSPISLIDTTGVSTLIMVLKDFKEVGVSVILACCNTTVIDSLRRGSFFGAGEKDMERLSFHTVHSAVCFATGMAQPVNDSSV; from the exons ATGATGGGCTGCTCATCTCTGGAAGTCATGGAGGACCTAAACTCGATGGCTGTAGGCCCTTTGAAGCGCAAAATACGACAGAGGAGAAGAATTGGTGAGATTATCAAGACCAAGTTGCAGCGAAACCTATCCTGCTCAGTACCTAAAGTGAAGAGTACTCTAACAGGCCTCTTCCCTGTAGTTCAATGGCTTCCAAAGTACAAAGTAAAGGAATATATTTGGGGCGATGTGATGTCTGGGCTCATTATTGGCATCATATTAATCCCTCAAGCCATCGCTTACTGTCTTCTGGCTGGCTTGGATCCAATCTATGGCTTATACACATCCTTTTTTTCAAACATCATATATTTTTTCATGGGGACATCAAGACATGTATCAGTGGGTATATTCAGCCTAATGAGTCTGATGGTTGGACAAGTTGTGGACCGAGAGGTCTATCTAGCAGGATTTGATATGAATGAAGACACTAAGCAAAATGTGTTTGACGTTGGGTTAAATGGCACTGGAGACACCAACAGCACTGTTGTCAACTTGAAGATCATGGCTTTGAATATGGAATGCGGAAAGGAATGCTATGCCATTAGTATTGCTGCAGCTTTAACATTGCTTGCTGGTGTCTACCAG GTACTGATGGCCGTGCTTAGGCTTGGGTTCGTCTCAGTTTATCTCTCTGCCCCTATGCTTGATGGCTTTGCCACTGGTGCATCATGCACTATTCTCACTGTCCAGGCTAAATACTTGCTTGGCCTTAAGATCCCTCGCCACCAAGGCTATGGCACAGTTGTGGTCACTTGgatcaacattttcaaaaacattcacAAGACTAACTTTTGTGATTTGATAACAAGTGCCATTTGCATTACAGTACTAGTTGCAGGAAAGGAGCTACAGGATCGGTTTAAGGACCGTATAAAGATACCACTGCCCACAGAACTGGTAGTAGTGGGAGTTGCCACTATAGTTTCCCACTTTGCTGATCTAAATGGACTATATAGCTCTAGTATCTCAGGTGCCATTCCAACTGGTTTCATTCCCCCAAAGGTGCCCAGCATTGAACTGATGCCCAGGGTAGCATTTGATGCCATTCCATTAGCGGTCATCAGTTTTGCATTTACCGTTTCCCTGTCAGAGATGTTTGCTAAAAAGAATGGTTACACAGTTAGGCCCAACCAAGAAATGATAGCAATTGGGTTCTGCAACATAATACCATCTTTTTTCCACTCTTTCACTACAAGTGCTGCTCTTGCCAAAACAATGGTGAAAGACTCAACAGGATGCCAGACTCAGGTCTCCAGTGTAGTGAGTGCCTTAGTGGTTCTTTTAGTCCTCCTCTTTTTTGCACCATTTTTCTATGCACTGCAGAAATGTGTCCTCGCCTGCATTATCATTGTCAGTCTGAGGGGTGCCCTGCATAAATTTAAAGATGTCCCTAAGCAGTGGCGTGAAAGCAAGATTGAAACAGTTGTCTGGATGGTTACCATGAGCTCATCTGCTCTAATTAGTGTGGAGATTGGATTGCTGATTGGGGTGGTCTTTTCCATGATTTGTGTGGTGGTCCAGACTCAAAATCCTAAGGTTGCACTACTGGGACATATTGAACAAACCAATGACTATGAGGACATGGAAGAATATGATGATCTTTTGCCAGTTCCAAAAGTCAAGATCTTCCGATTTCAGGCCCCTCTATTCTATGCCAACAAAGACTTCTTCCTAAAGTCATTATACAAAGCAATAGACCTTGAGCCATTCCTTGAAATAACCCGCAGAAGAAAGCTGGAGAAAAAAGCAAGAGAAAAGTCTGCAAAGAAGACCAATGGACTGGAGcaaacaaatggagatgttagtaTAAACTTGATTTCAAAAGAGTTTGATTTTCATACAATCATCTTGGACTGCTCACCCATCTCGTTAATAGACACAACAGGAGTGAGCACCCTTATAATGGTATTAAAAGACTTTAAGGAAGTTGGTGTGAGTGTAATTCTAGCTTGCTGTAACACAACAGTTATAGATTCTTTAAGAAGGGGTTCTTTCTTTGGGGCTGGAGAGAAAGACATGGAAAGATTGTCATTCCATACCGTACACAGTGCTGTTTGTTTTGCCACTGGTATGGCACAACCAGTTAATGACTCATCTGTGTAA
- the LOC127625291 gene encoding purpurin-like — MEYCKFALLVFFLSYVERSWSASCVVDSFTVKENFDPKRYAGKWYAQQKKDPEGLFLQDNISAEYTIDDDGTMTASSKGRVTLFGFWVVCADMAAQYSVPDPTTPSKMFMNYQGLASYLSSGGDNYWVIDTDYDNYAITYACRTLKDDGTCDDGYALIFSRNPRGLPPTIQRLVRQKQEEICMAGQFQPVLQSGAC; from the exons atggaatATTGCAAGTTTGCCCTGCTGGTGTTTTTCCTGTCCTATGTTGAGCGTTCTTGGTCTGCATCCTGCGTGGTGGACAGTTTTACAGTCAAGGAGAACTTTGACCCAAAGCGA TATGCAGGCAAATGGtatgctcagcagaagaaagacccAGAGGGACTCTTCCTTCAGGACAACATTTCTGCAGAATACACCATTGATGACGACGGCACCATGACTGCCTCTTCCAAGGGTCGCGTAACTCTTTTCGG ATTCTGGGTTGTGTGTGCTGACATGGCTGCCCAGTATAGCGTGCCTGACCCTACCACTCCTAGCAAAATGTTCATGAACTACCAGGGCCTGGCTAGCTACCTGTCTAGTGGAG GTGACAACTATTGGGTCATCGACACAGACTATGACAACTATGCCATCACCTATGCTTGCCGCACCCTGAAGGACGATGGCACATGCGATGACGGCTATGCCCTGATTTTCTCACGAAACCCCCGTGGCCTGCCCCCAACAATTCAGCGCCTTGTTCGGCAAAAACAGGAAGAGATCTGCATGGCTGGTCAGTTCCAGCCTGTGCTGCAGTCCG GGGCTTGCTGA